The nucleotide window tggtctcgacccgaaacgttacccattcctaccagcatttcgtgtctactgAAACAGTACCTATCTCTGTCggggtgtgccagcaggctggaggagcgggcgaagggcttgccacagagcgggcaggtgaaggggcgctggccaGTGAGGACAAGCCGgagctccagcaggtggtcaaggcgggtgaagcccttaccatgggacgggcaggggaagggacgctcaccgctgtgggtacgccggtgctgctACAGGCTGGTCATGccggtgaaacccttgccacactcagcgcacacaaagggtctctctccggtgtgCTCAGGCAGCCCCCATGCACTCTTGAAACCTTTGCCGCATTGGGAGCTGCCGCTCGCCGGCATGGGCCCGCCAGTGCTGCCACAACTACGCCAGCTATCAACGCCTCACCGCATTATAGGGCAGTCATAGGGCTAGCCACTGGTGTGCAAGCACTAGTGAGACAGGGCttgggaggccatggcaaagcactctccacacaccgggctgggaaAGGGGTGcatgcgctggtgggacagcagctggGTGGaaagggtgaagcccttgccgcactgggcacaggtgtaggggcgctcgccagtgtgggtgcgctggtgcttcagcaggttgctggagctggtgaagcccttgccgcactgggcacagatgtaggggcgctcaccggtgtgggtgcgctggtgctgcagcaggttgctggagctggtgaagcccttgccgcactgggcacaggtgtaggggcgctccccggtgtgggtgcgctggtgctccagtagCCTGGTGGtgttggtgaagcccttgccgcacttggtgcaggtgtaggggtgcTCGCCGGTGTGGATGCTCTGGTGCGCCAGCAGCCTGCTGGAGAGGGAGAAGCCCTTGCCACAGTCGCCGCacgtgtagggccgctccccggtgtgcacccgccggtggatcgTCAGCTCATTCGCCgacttgaagctcttgccgcagtcggagcaggtgaagggcctctcgTCAGAGTGCACATGGTTGTGCCGCAGCAGGCCGCCAGACCGGGTGAAGTTCATGCCGCACTTCGTGCAGTCgtaggggcgttctcccgtgtgaatCCGCCGGTGGGTCTCCAGCTCGCTTGggctctgccaggccttgccacacacgtcgcactcataatgcttctccttgttgtccctcgtcatgtggtcctccatcgaagctcagcccctcgaagctcagcccgcacaccgagcagatgtGGGGGTCCTCTGGCTGCCC belongs to Leucoraja erinacea ecotype New England unplaced genomic scaffold, Leri_hhj_1 Leri_1386S, whole genome shotgun sequence and includes:
- the LOC129715767 gene encoding zinc finger protein 239-like, with amino-acid sequence MEDHMTRDNKEKHYECDVCGKAWQSPSELETHRRIHTGERPYDCTKCGMNFTRSGGLLRHNHVHSDERPFTCSDCGKSFKSANELTIHRRVHTGERPYTCGDCGKGFSLSSRLLAHQSIHTGEHPYTCTKCGKGFTNTTRLLEHQRTHTGERPYTCAQCGKGFTSSSNLLQHQRTHTGERPYICAQCGKGFTSSSNLLKHQRTHTGERPYTCAQCGKGFTLSTQLLSHQRMHPFPSPVCGECFAMASQALSH